The following are encoded together in the Paludisphaera mucosa genome:
- a CDS encoding alpha/beta hydrolase yields the protein MFVASLLLGSILGLAPPAVERGEVVVRPGPSEAAVPERFRLQPATFAYELTPVDQPGRCRVSTLTFPSPVETPDVANNTVHAEYFEPVGFPGRRPAVVVLHILGSDFPLSRYLAARLADRGVAALFVKLPYYGERRTANGPGPVPRKFLSDDIERTMRSMRQGVCDVRRGLRWLASRLDVDPERLGMTGISLGGIVSSLVASVDPDVKSAALLLAGGDLANVLWEMPETAPFRKAWGEAGKTVADLKAMTDPYDPLTYAAGLAGKRVLMIAGNVDEVIPPASARMLWEAAGKPPIVWYDCGHYSAAGYLLPAMRRAVDFLGGEARPGAGPASG from the coding sequence ATGTTCGTCGCTTCGTTGCTCTTAGGCTCGATCCTGGGCCTGGCCCCCCCCGCCGTCGAGCGCGGCGAGGTCGTCGTCCGCCCCGGCCCGAGCGAGGCGGCCGTCCCCGAGCGATTCCGGCTCCAACCGGCGACGTTCGCCTACGAATTGACGCCGGTGGACCAGCCCGGCCGGTGTCGGGTCTCGACGCTGACGTTCCCGTCGCCCGTCGAGACGCCCGACGTCGCCAACAACACAGTGCACGCCGAGTACTTCGAGCCCGTCGGCTTCCCGGGCCGGCGGCCGGCGGTCGTCGTGCTGCACATCCTGGGCTCGGACTTCCCGCTCTCGCGCTACCTGGCCGCCCGGCTGGCCGACCGCGGCGTCGCAGCGCTGTTCGTCAAGCTCCCCTATTATGGAGAGCGCCGGACGGCGAACGGCCCCGGACCGGTCCCCCGCAAGTTCCTCTCGGACGACATCGAGCGGACGATGCGGTCGATGCGCCAGGGGGTCTGCGACGTCCGCCGCGGCCTGCGGTGGCTGGCCTCGCGGCTCGACGTCGACCCCGAGCGGCTGGGGATGACCGGGATCAGCCTGGGGGGGATCGTGTCGTCGCTCGTCGCCTCGGTCGACCCCGACGTCAAGTCGGCCGCCCTGCTGCTGGCCGGCGGCGACCTCGCCAACGTCCTCTGGGAGATGCCCGAGACGGCCCCCTTCCGCAAGGCGTGGGGCGAGGCGGGCAAGACCGTCGCCGACCTCAAGGCCATGACCGACCCGTACGACCCCCTCACCTACGCCGCCGGCCTGGCGGGCAAGCGAGTCCTGATGATCGCCGGGAACGTCGACGAGGTGATCCCGCCGGCCTCGGCCCGGATGCTCTGGGAGGCCGCGGGGAAGCCGCCGATCGTCTGGTACGACTGCGGCCACTACTCGGCCGCCGGCTATCTGCTGCCTGCCATGCGGCGGGCCGTCGACTTCCTGGGGGGCGAGGCCCGGCCGGGCGCGGGGCCGGCCTCGGGCTGA
- a CDS encoding RluA family pseudouridine synthase: protein MTPEILFEDNHCLVLNKPAGMLSQGDETGEPSLVTWTADYWKAKYAKPGNVYVGLVHRLDQPTSGVVLLARTSKAAARLADQFRTGGVSKLYWAIVEGRPDQDAGDWVDHLEKDHRTNRVRTTGEGEGKVARVAFEVLDSAAGLTKLALRPSTGRSHQLRVQLAERGMPIVGDRKYGSKRLVRALDGEPRIALHARELTFQHPTLGQAIRIEAPVQADWPESSPGWSGSTRGR from the coding sequence ATGACGCCCGAGATCCTCTTCGAGGACAACCACTGCCTCGTCCTCAACAAGCCCGCGGGCATGCTCTCGCAGGGGGACGAGACGGGGGAGCCGAGCCTCGTCACATGGACGGCCGATTACTGGAAGGCGAAGTACGCCAAGCCCGGGAACGTCTACGTCGGTTTGGTCCATCGCCTGGATCAACCCACGTCGGGCGTGGTGCTGCTGGCGAGGACGAGCAAGGCCGCCGCGAGGCTCGCCGACCAGTTCCGCACCGGGGGCGTCTCCAAGCTCTACTGGGCCATCGTGGAGGGCCGGCCCGACCAGGATGCGGGCGACTGGGTCGACCACCTGGAGAAGGACCATCGCACGAATCGCGTGCGGACCACCGGCGAAGGCGAAGGGAAAGTCGCGAGGGTGGCGTTCGAGGTGCTCGACTCGGCCGCGGGGCTGACGAAGCTGGCGCTCCGGCCCTCGACGGGGAGGAGCCATCAGTTGCGGGTGCAACTGGCCGAGAGGGGGATGCCGATCGTCGGCGATCGGAAGTACGGCTCGAAACGGCTGGTGCGTGCCCTGGACGGCGAGCCGAGGATCGCGCTTCACGCGCGGGAGTTGACCTTCCAGCATCCGACGCTGGGCCAGGCGATCAGGATCGAGGCGCCGGTGCAGGCAGACTGGCCCGAGTCTTCGCCAGGATGGTCGGGATCGACGCGCGGCCGATGA
- a CDS encoding competence/damage-inducible protein A, with product MALKAEIVSIGSELVSGQSLDTNSRWLSAELGALGIPTAFHTTIGDDMDDNVQVFRIASQRADLVLVTGGLGPTQDDLTRDALARTAGVKLHEDAGSLAAIAALFARRNRPMAERNRIQAMLPDGAEAMPNPVGTAPGVWMKVGRAAFAAMPGVPYEMRQMFQEQVVPRLRQRRWVERVIVHRKIALFGKGESEFEAEALDLTARGRVPEVGITVHDATISFRIRGEGVTQEEAWAQTEETAALIRSRFGPLVLGEGTTDVVDALVAELNRTGATFATAESCTGGLLAQQITAVPGVSANYFGGVVSYANRAKTEFLDVPAQLIEAHGAVSPEVAAAMAQGARARFGVDLAVSTTGVAGPDGGTPEKPVGLVYLGLATPEGVETRRIEVGPEQPRDVIQRRSTKQALNWARTTLQSWPEAGGSR from the coding sequence ATGGCGCTGAAGGCGGAGATCGTGTCGATCGGCAGCGAGCTGGTGAGCGGCCAGAGCCTCGACACCAACAGCCGATGGCTGAGCGCCGAGCTGGGGGCCCTGGGGATCCCCACCGCCTTCCACACCACGATCGGCGACGACATGGACGACAACGTCCAGGTCTTCCGGATAGCCTCCCAGCGCGCCGACCTCGTGCTGGTCACCGGCGGCCTGGGCCCCACCCAGGACGACCTCACCCGCGATGCGCTGGCCCGCACGGCCGGCGTCAAGCTCCACGAGGACGCGGGCTCGCTGGCCGCGATCGCCGCCCTGTTCGCGCGACGGAACCGGCCGATGGCCGAGCGGAACAGGATCCAGGCCATGCTGCCCGACGGGGCCGAGGCGATGCCCAACCCCGTCGGCACCGCGCCGGGGGTCTGGATGAAGGTCGGCCGCGCCGCCTTCGCCGCGATGCCCGGCGTCCCCTACGAGATGCGGCAGATGTTCCAGGAGCAGGTCGTTCCCCGCCTCCGCCAGCGGCGCTGGGTCGAGCGGGTGATCGTCCACCGCAAGATCGCGCTCTTCGGCAAGGGCGAGTCCGAGTTCGAGGCCGAGGCGCTGGACCTGACGGCTCGGGGCCGCGTCCCCGAGGTCGGCATCACGGTCCACGACGCCACCATCAGCTTCCGCATCCGTGGCGAGGGGGTGACGCAAGAGGAGGCCTGGGCCCAGACCGAGGAGACCGCCGCGCTCATCCGCAGCCGCTTCGGCCCGCTGGTCCTGGGCGAGGGGACGACCGACGTCGTCGACGCGCTCGTGGCCGAGCTGAACCGGACCGGAGCGACCTTCGCCACGGCCGAGTCCTGCACCGGCGGCCTGCTGGCCCAGCAGATCACGGCCGTCCCGGGCGTCAGCGCCAACTACTTCGGCGGCGTCGTGAGCTACGCCAACCGGGCCAAGACCGAGTTCCTGGACGTCCCGGCCCAACTGATCGAGGCCCACGGCGCCGTCAGCCCGGAGGTCGCCGCCGCGATGGCGCAGGGGGCCCGGGCCCGTTTCGGCGTCGACCTCGCGGTCAGCACGACGGGCGTCGCCGGCCCCGACGGCGGCACCCCCGAGAAGCCCGTCGGCCTGGTCTACCTCGGCCTGGCGACCCCCGAGGGCGTCGAGACCCGCCGCATCGAGGTCGGCCCCGAACAGCCCCGCGACGTCATCCAGCGGCGCTCCACGAAACAGGCCCTCAACTGGGCCCGAACGACCCTCCAGAGCTGGCCCGAGGCCGGCGGATCGCGATGA
- a CDS encoding VOC family protein: protein MGASVTSVFLYVKDVRRSLEFYNEVVGAEILQVHAEQENGPYSLAILRIEAFTVMLHAQEAHAEEFADTRLGVGIHLQLQVDDVDAFYQKCLDEGAMLSVSGEPADQEWGWREFALRDPDGFVWSVYQDKSEGQWTA from the coding sequence ATGGGGGCCTCCGTCACGAGCGTCTTCCTCTATGTAAAAGACGTTCGGCGTTCGCTGGAGTTCTACAACGAGGTCGTGGGCGCCGAGATCCTGCAGGTCCACGCCGAGCAGGAGAACGGCCCCTACAGCCTGGCGATCCTGCGCATCGAGGCCTTCACGGTCATGCTCCACGCCCAGGAGGCGCACGCCGAGGAGTTCGCCGACACCCGGCTCGGCGTGGGGATCCACCTCCAGCTCCAGGTCGACGACGTCGACGCCTTCTACCAGAAGTGCCTCGACGAGGGGGCCATGCTCAGCGTCTCGGGCGAGCCGGCCGACCAGGAGTGGGGATGGCGCGAGTTCGCCCTCCGAGACCCCGACGGCTTCGTGTGGTCGGTCTACCAGGACAAGTCCGAAGGTCAGTGGACCGCCTGA
- a CDS encoding glycosyltransferase family 9 protein, producing MGSLSEILGRRPPGRVCIIKPSSLGDVVHSLPILPELRRLWPDAHLSWVVSRSFRSLLEGRADLDRVIPYDKGPSGISLKGLRGIASLTSALARERFDLTIDLQGLLRSGLMTAATRAPIRVGLADAREGAGWFYTHTVDAPRASVHAVDRVMVVAEALGGHPSEPQFSLPVGEADEAWADRVLGGVPRPRLVLNVGSRWLTKRWPVRNFAEIARRAVAEFGAAVVAVGAPEDRELVDALRESLGKTPVLDLCGGTSLLQLAALARRSDVYLSNDTGPLHLAAAVGASVVGVYTCTDPRLTGPYGPRAAVVRSCVWCAPSFLKTCDRLECHDEVSPDRVWSVVRPRLARAVGSAA from the coding sequence ATGGGATCGTTGTCGGAAATCCTCGGCCGCCGGCCGCCGGGGCGGGTCTGCATCATCAAGCCGAGTTCCCTCGGCGACGTCGTGCACTCGCTGCCGATCCTCCCCGAGCTGCGCAGGCTCTGGCCCGACGCCCACCTGAGCTGGGTCGTGAGCCGGTCGTTCCGGAGCCTCCTCGAGGGCCGGGCCGACCTCGACCGCGTCATCCCCTACGACAAGGGGCCTTCAGGGATCTCGCTGAAAGGTCTACGCGGGATCGCGAGCCTCACCTCGGCGCTGGCCCGCGAGCGGTTCGACCTGACGATCGACCTCCAGGGGCTTTTGCGCTCGGGCCTCATGACGGCCGCGACGCGGGCCCCGATCCGTGTGGGCCTGGCCGACGCCCGCGAGGGGGCCGGCTGGTTTTACACGCATACGGTCGACGCCCCCCGGGCGAGCGTCCACGCCGTCGACCGGGTCATGGTCGTCGCCGAGGCCCTGGGCGGGCACCCGTCCGAGCCCCAGTTCTCGCTCCCCGTCGGCGAGGCGGACGAGGCCTGGGCCGATCGCGTCCTGGGCGGCGTGCCGCGACCCCGGCTGGTCCTGAACGTCGGCTCGCGCTGGCTGACCAAGCGCTGGCCCGTCCGCAACTTCGCCGAGATCGCGCGGCGGGCGGTCGCCGAATTCGGCGCGGCGGTGGTCGCCGTCGGGGCCCCCGAGGATCGCGAGCTGGTCGACGCCCTGCGCGAAAGCCTGGGGAAGACGCCGGTCCTGGACCTCTGCGGCGGGACCTCTCTGCTCCAGCTCGCGGCGCTGGCGAGGCGGTCAGACGTCTACCTCTCGAACGACACCGGGCCGCTCCACCTGGCGGCGGCGGTCGGGGCCTCGGTCGTGGGGGTCTACACCTGCACCGATCCCAGGCTGACCGGTCCGTACGGGCCGCGTGCGGCGGTGGTGCGGAGCTGCGTCTGGTGCGCCCCGAGCTTCCTCAAGACCTGCGACCGCCTGGAATGCCACGACGAGGTCAGCCCCGACCGCGTCTGGTCGGTCGTCCGTCCTCGGCTGGCCCGGGCGGTCGGCTCGGCGGCCTGA
- a CDS encoding DUF6677 family protein, whose protein sequence is MSDNPVPLRDPARAALLAWLVPGLGHMYQGRTGKGLLYAFCILGLYVVGFALGEGKNVYWRWVSPFNTDKFMLHYVGQFFVGLPALPALIQATIHHFRPDSNFLWGFMAEPSPNVLNRLLLGGKPYEIGLIYTTVAGLLNVLAIYDAYEGPAYGYGDEPEPEAKDEAAQATAVQAGGAA, encoded by the coding sequence ATGAGTGACAACCCCGTCCCGCTCCGCGACCCGGCCCGGGCCGCCCTCCTCGCGTGGCTCGTCCCCGGCCTGGGGCACATGTACCAGGGCCGCACGGGGAAGGGGCTCCTGTACGCGTTCTGCATCCTGGGGCTGTACGTCGTCGGCTTCGCGCTCGGCGAGGGGAAGAACGTCTACTGGCGGTGGGTCAGCCCGTTCAACACCGACAAGTTCATGCTGCACTACGTCGGCCAGTTCTTCGTCGGCCTGCCCGCGCTGCCGGCCCTCATCCAGGCCACGATCCACCACTTCCGGCCCGACTCGAACTTCCTCTGGGGCTTCATGGCCGAGCCCTCTCCCAACGTGCTCAACCGCCTGCTCCTGGGCGGCAAGCCCTACGAGATCGGCCTGATCTACACGACCGTCGCCGGCCTGCTGAACGTCCTGGCCATCTACGACGCCTACGAGGGCCCCGCCTACGGTTACGGCGACGAGCCCGAACCCGAGGCGAAGGACGAGGCCGCCCAGGCGACCGCCGTCCAGGCCGGAGGCGCGGCCTGA
- a CDS encoding RsmE family RNA methyltransferase — protein sequence MSQRFYCPTPPVDGRYRLDADESRHLTRVCRHGVGDLVELFDGRGFAVAARVATAGKDAVALEAEGPPLPDRESACSIEVGTAVPKGDRFDWLVEKAVEIGVARVVPLVTERSVVDPRGSKLDRLRRTIVEASKQSGRSRLMDLSPPEALGAFLGRADGLRLLADPAGVPCHAWPPIAPGVAVRLVVGPEGGLTDEETEQAVATGWIRVRLTASILRIETAVLAGAAAILARVQAVH from the coding sequence TTGTCGCAACGCTTCTACTGCCCCACGCCGCCGGTCGACGGCCGCTATCGCCTGGACGCCGACGAGTCGCGTCACCTGACCCGCGTCTGCCGGCATGGGGTCGGCGACCTCGTCGAGCTGTTCGACGGCCGGGGGTTCGCCGTCGCCGCCCGGGTCGCGACGGCCGGCAAGGACGCCGTCGCGCTCGAAGCCGAGGGCCCGCCGCTCCCCGACCGCGAGTCCGCCTGCTCGATCGAGGTCGGGACGGCCGTCCCCAAGGGGGACCGGTTCGACTGGCTCGTGGAGAAGGCGGTCGAGATCGGCGTGGCGCGGGTCGTGCCGCTGGTCACCGAGCGTTCGGTCGTCGATCCCCGCGGCTCGAAGCTCGATCGGCTCCGGAGGACGATCGTCGAGGCCTCGAAGCAGTCAGGACGCAGCCGTCTCATGGATCTGTCCCCTCCCGAGGCGCTGGGGGCGTTCCTGGGACGAGCCGACGGCCTCCGCCTGCTCGCCGACCCCGCGGGCGTCCCGTGCCACGCCTGGCCGCCGATCGCGCCGGGCGTCGCCGTCCGCCTGGTGGTCGGCCCGGAGGGAGGGCTGACGGACGAGGAGACCGAGCAGGCCGTCGCGACGGGCTGGATCCGGGTCCGCCTGACCGCGTCGATCCTGCGGATCGAGACCGCCGTCCTGGCCGGGGCCGCCGCGATCCTGGCCCGGGTTCAGGCGGTCCACTGA
- the truD gene encoding tRNA pseudouridine(13) synthase TruD — MKLKRQPEDFQVEELPIVAATDRGRYTFYRLSKTDLGTIEAVEAICRRWNIPGGRVAYGGLKDRHAVTVQYLTIFDGPAHAIHQPNLDLEPLGKLERAYGPQDFSGNRFVVVLRDMTAGAAAEAGRQLVAASNDGVPNYFDDQRFGSVGYSGEFIAHAWLQGDYEKALRLALAEPNAFDRSETKARKAALRTHWGNWPEAKAALDRSSERSLVTYLVDHPTDFAGAFSRHKRELRGLYFSAFQSWLWNLILAGWIERNTTPEQRVLVDLKVGALPFPVGLDPDQRRLIDEAELLLPSSRTPLPDGPLGEIAADVLAAFGLTWADMRVKKLKDVFFSKGSRRALIPLDDVRSEVLDDSFERGKKAVRLEFTLPKGAYATMLVKRLTEAVGADA; from the coding sequence ATGAAGCTCAAACGCCAGCCCGAGGATTTCCAGGTCGAAGAACTCCCCATCGTCGCGGCGACCGATCGCGGGCGGTACACCTTCTACCGGCTCTCGAAGACCGACCTCGGCACCATCGAGGCCGTCGAGGCGATCTGCCGGCGCTGGAACATCCCGGGGGGCCGCGTGGCCTACGGCGGCCTCAAGGACCGCCACGCCGTCACAGTGCAGTACCTGACGATCTTCGACGGGCCCGCCCACGCGATCCATCAGCCCAACCTCGACCTGGAGCCGCTGGGGAAGCTCGAACGCGCCTACGGGCCCCAGGACTTCTCGGGCAACCGCTTCGTCGTCGTGCTCCGCGACATGACCGCCGGCGCGGCGGCCGAGGCCGGGCGGCAGCTCGTCGCGGCCTCGAACGACGGCGTGCCCAACTATTTCGACGACCAGCGCTTCGGCTCGGTGGGCTACTCGGGCGAGTTCATCGCCCACGCCTGGCTCCAGGGCGACTACGAGAAGGCCCTGCGCCTGGCCCTGGCCGAGCCCAACGCGTTCGACCGCTCGGAGACCAAGGCCCGCAAGGCGGCCCTGCGCACCCACTGGGGAAACTGGCCCGAGGCCAAGGCGGCGCTCGACCGTTCGTCGGAACGGAGCCTGGTCACCTACCTCGTCGACCACCCGACCGACTTCGCCGGCGCGTTCTCGCGGCACAAGCGGGAGCTGCGCGGGCTGTATTTCTCGGCCTTCCAGAGCTGGCTCTGGAACCTGATCCTCGCCGGCTGGATCGAGCGGAACACGACCCCCGAGCAGCGCGTGCTCGTCGACCTGAAGGTCGGCGCCCTGCCGTTCCCCGTCGGCCTCGACCCCGACCAGCGGCGGCTGATCGACGAGGCGGAGCTGCTCCTTCCTTCGTCTCGCACGCCGCTGCCGGACGGCCCGCTCGGCGAGATCGCGGCCGACGTGCTGGCCGCGTTCGGTCTGACCTGGGCGGACATGCGGGTCAAGAAGCTCAAGGACGTCTTCTTCTCGAAGGGCTCGCGCAGGGCCCTGATCCCGCTCGACGACGTCCGCTCAGAGGTCCTCGACGACAGCTTCGAGCGGGGCAAGAAGGCGGTCCGGCTGGAGTTCACCCTGCCGAAGGGGGCCTACGCCACCATGCTGGTCAAGCGGCTGACGGAGGCCGTGGGGGCCGACGCATGA
- a CDS encoding phospholipid carrier-dependent glycosyltransferase, whose product MFGWNLGDVPFVDEYAYITQSYYADLLFEGRTNDPAWLDFPAYDLVPLPKYLIGLALRAAGERRPGPEAARAWYGDTSNRYGPPRVLTVSRAPSIVLGAIGCVALAVIGGLAFDLRVGLVAAVLLMLNPLYALHAHRAMSEAPCEAFLMVALALALAAWKRALAPETGWRLMLWLPATGLATALAVLAKFNGLLTLMTLGVWVGLAWAIPRGGPWGWVRFASGALVAVVAAGAGFIALNPYMTARPAPPLRPEAQQIAEMGAWARFRLLIDHRRTMSASQQQAFAHNALTTPLERAKVVAAQGFGRFGPLGPRKSDSTRRYDFEQDWGAFGWLPLCLAGLGYALAIGLVQFHRREPPAAWAAAAWAVVSLVVVASYLPMAWDRYQLPIQAPFTLLAASALVAIGDALGRLVGLKSKVGPT is encoded by the coding sequence GTGTTCGGCTGGAACCTAGGCGACGTCCCGTTCGTCGACGAGTACGCCTACATCACGCAGAGCTACTACGCCGACCTCCTTTTCGAAGGCCGGACCAACGACCCCGCCTGGCTCGACTTCCCGGCCTATGACCTCGTGCCCTTGCCGAAGTACCTCATCGGCCTGGCTCTGCGGGCCGCCGGCGAGCGCCGGCCTGGTCCCGAGGCCGCCCGCGCGTGGTACGGCGACACGTCGAACCGGTACGGCCCCCCGCGCGTCTTGACCGTGTCGCGGGCACCGTCGATCGTCCTGGGTGCAATCGGCTGCGTCGCGCTCGCGGTCATCGGGGGGCTCGCCTTCGACCTGCGGGTGGGCCTCGTCGCGGCGGTCCTGCTGATGCTCAACCCGCTCTACGCGCTACACGCCCATCGGGCGATGTCGGAAGCCCCCTGCGAGGCGTTCCTGATGGTCGCGCTCGCGCTGGCGCTCGCGGCCTGGAAACGGGCGCTGGCGCCCGAGACGGGGTGGCGGTTGATGCTCTGGCTGCCGGCGACGGGGCTGGCGACGGCCCTCGCGGTGCTGGCCAAGTTCAACGGCCTGCTCACGCTCATGACGCTGGGCGTCTGGGTCGGGCTCGCCTGGGCGATCCCCCGCGGCGGGCCCTGGGGCTGGGTCCGATTCGCCAGCGGGGCCCTCGTCGCAGTCGTCGCGGCGGGCGCCGGGTTCATCGCCCTGAATCCTTACATGACGGCCCGGCCGGCCCCGCCTCTGAGGCCCGAGGCGCAGCAAATCGCCGAGATGGGCGCCTGGGCGCGGTTCCGGCTCCTGATCGACCACCGCCGGACGATGTCGGCGAGCCAGCAGCAGGCCTTCGCGCACAACGCCCTGACGACGCCGCTGGAGCGGGCCAAGGTGGTCGCCGCGCAGGGCTTCGGCCGGTTCGGGCCGCTCGGACCCCGGAAGTCGGACTCGACCCGGCGGTACGATTTCGAGCAGGACTGGGGGGCGTTCGGCTGGCTCCCCTTGTGCCTCGCGGGCCTGGGCTACGCGCTCGCGATCGGCCTCGTCCAGTTCCATCGGCGCGAGCCGCCGGCGGCCTGGGCGGCGGCGGCGTGGGCCGTCGTCTCCCTGGTCGTGGTCGCGTCGTACCTCCCCATGGCCTGGGACCGGTATCAACTGCCGATCCAGGCCCCGTTCACGCTCCTGGCGGCGTCGGCCCTGGTCGCGATCGGCGACGCCCTGGGGCGGCTGGTCGGTCTCAAGTCGAAGGTGGGGCCGACCTGA
- a CDS encoding AAA family ATPase translates to MWRHWGLNRDPFLDPPARFVPLAEHREAVDRLLYTIEAGQPLAVLTAAAGVGKSTILRQALAEARRADRRIALVEDPIDGPALLRALADRLAGPSSGPLGDDRATAWRGLERAAKVCTLQGRRVVLAVDGCEGLDAASRPDLERLARIEGATTILVRRDEEIEDDAPAPWTLTLRLSPLTRTEAQTYLSDKLAAAGCPDRIFTDRAVVRLHAASLGVPKGLGRLASLAMAAAASRGLEAVSSEVVDGVVPECRVPLG, encoded by the coding sequence ATGTGGCGACACTGGGGGCTGAACCGGGACCCGTTCCTCGACCCGCCCGCGCGGTTCGTCCCGCTGGCCGAGCACCGCGAGGCCGTCGACCGCCTCCTGTACACGATCGAGGCCGGCCAGCCGCTGGCCGTGCTGACGGCGGCGGCGGGGGTGGGCAAGTCGACGATCCTCCGCCAGGCCCTCGCCGAGGCCCGCCGCGCGGACCGCCGGATCGCCCTGGTCGAAGACCCGATCGACGGCCCCGCGTTGCTGCGTGCGCTGGCCGATCGGCTGGCGGGTCCATCGTCCGGGCCCCTGGGCGACGACCGTGCGACGGCCTGGCGCGGGCTGGAACGCGCGGCGAAGGTCTGCACGCTCCAGGGGCGGCGCGTCGTGCTGGCCGTCGACGGCTGCGAGGGCCTCGACGCCGCTTCCCGTCCCGACCTGGAGCGGCTCGCCCGCATCGAAGGAGCCACGACCATCCTGGTTCGCCGCGACGAGGAGATCGAGGACGACGCGCCCGCTCCCTGGACGCTGACGCTCCGTCTCTCGCCGCTGACCCGGACCGAGGCCCAGACCTACCTGTCGGACAAGTTGGCCGCCGCGGGCTGTCCCGACCGGATCTTCACCGACCGGGCCGTGGTCCGGCTGCACGCGGCGTCGCTCGGGGTGCCGAAGGGGCTCGGCCGGCTGGCCTCGCTGGCTATGGCCGCCGCGGCGTCGCGGGGGCTGGAGGCCGTCTCGTCCGAGGTCGTCGACGGCGTCGTCCCGGAATGCCGCGTCCCGCTGGGCTGA
- a CDS encoding HNH endonuclease — translation MGVSVLQRPTLVLNRHWQPVHVAPVARALVLLWNEAAHVVDPDDFQLYSWTDWAKMAPRDGEPFIRTVRFRLRVPEVLTLTRHDRPRFNTVTFSRRNLFKRDHATCQYCGGRPGTEELTIDHVLPRAQGGQTTWENCVLACVACNSRKANRTPDQAVMKLKRPPFRPAWKPLYDASTVRIASWSRFLSDAYWNVPLLDSD, via the coding sequence ATGGGGGTGAGCGTACTGCAACGGCCGACTCTCGTCCTGAATCGCCACTGGCAGCCGGTCCACGTCGCCCCGGTGGCGCGGGCCCTGGTGCTGCTGTGGAACGAGGCGGCGCACGTCGTCGATCCCGACGACTTCCAGCTTTACTCCTGGACCGACTGGGCCAAGATGGCCCCGCGCGACGGCGAGCCGTTCATCCGCACGGTGCGGTTCCGCCTCCGGGTCCCCGAGGTCCTGACGCTCACGCGCCATGACCGGCCGCGGTTCAACACGGTGACGTTCAGCCGCCGCAACCTCTTCAAGCGCGACCACGCCACCTGCCAGTACTGCGGGGGCCGGCCGGGGACGGAAGAGCTGACCATCGACCACGTCCTGCCCCGCGCCCAGGGGGGCCAGACGACCTGGGAGAACTGCGTCCTGGCGTGCGTGGCCTGCAACTCGCGGAAGGCCAACCGCACGCCCGACCAGGCCGTGATGAAGCTCAAGCGGCCCCCCTTCCGGCCGGCCTGGAAGCCGCTGTACGACGCCTCGACCGTGCGGATCGCGAGCTGGTCGCGGTTCCTGAGCGACGCCTACTGGAACGTCCCCCTGCTCGACTCCGACTGA